Genomic DNA from Entomoplasma freundtii:
GGGTAATAAAGATAACTGTAAAACCATATTCTTTTTTCAAGCTACGAATTAGTTCTAAAATTTGTGCCTGAATTGTAACATCTAAAGCCGTAGTTGGCTCATCACAAATTAGTACTTTTGGTTTGGCAGCCAAAGCAACAGCAATAACAATTCTTTGACGCATCCCTCCAGAATATTTACTTGGTAAATCATGATAACGTTGTTCAGCTTTTGGAATCCCCACTTTTTGCATTAGTTTAATCGCTTCTGCTTTGGCTTCAGCATGGTTCAAGCCTTGATGAGCTCTTAGAACTTCACTAATTTGGTAACCAACAGTTAATAAGGGGTTTAAAGAAGTCATAGGATCTTGAAAGATAGTGGCGATTGTTCCCCCACGCAAATGTTTTAGGTTTTTTCTAGCTTTGGCGCGAATCGTTGCCCCAACTTTCCTAAAGTATTTTCAAGTCTCATTGACTGTTTCTAGTTCTTGACTAGTAATTGCCATTCCACTATGGAATTTTTGTAAAATTTCTCATAATGAGAATTCAAAATCATTTTTGTAAGTTACTTTGGCTAACGAATCATAAGCTTTATTTAAAAGAGCCTTTACTTTCGTATTGTTTGGCTCATCTGCCAAGGTATTAAAAGCCATCATTACCAATGTGTAATGTAATTTCTTTCAAACTGGCACCAAATTAAAGTTGGCAGTTTCTTGTTTAGCTTGAGCAATCTCCATCTCCAGTTTTTCAATTTCTTGAGCTAGTAGTGAAGGTTGCGTAGCTAATTTGATAGATTGTTTAACTTTATTTAAATCACTTTGAAGGGCATCTTTTTGTTTTAATTTACGATTATTAGTGGCACTAAATTCAAATGTTTCAAAACTAGCTAGTTTTGTTTCTAAGCTAGCGGCCTTTTGAGATAACTTTTCTAAGTTTAAGTTTTCAAAACTCTTAATATTCGAACAAGCATTTTTAATTTTTAAATGGTTATATTTCCGAATACCCTTTCGAGATTCCGGCTCCATAGCTCCTTTATGAAGTTGAACAAGATCTAAATTATCCTTGAAATAAGCTTCAGCCTGGCTTGCTTCATTCGGATAATAAAAAATTGCTCCATTGGCAATATACCCATTACTTTCAAGCATATTAGTTAAGGTTTTTGTTAAAACAGATTTTCCAGAACCCGATTCACCAACAATTGCTACAGTCTCTCCATCATAAATATCAAAAGAAACGTTACGAATCGAAGTTAAAACGCGTGAACGAACACGAAATTTAACGACTAAGTTCTGAATTGATAGAATCACTTTTTTTTGTTCCATAGGCAAACCATTCCTTTCTTGTTTGTTTATTTGTTTACTTGACTAACGGTGATTTTTGGGATCAAGTGAATCAGCAAAGACTTTAGCAACCAAGAAGAAAATGATTGAAATCATACTGATAAAAATGATAGGGATAATTAACAAGTGAGGAAACACTTGTCAATCGGTATCGGGCATGATGTTATTTAAAATTTTTCCTAATGATGTTTTTTTAACCCCATCAACAAAACCGAAGTTTAAGAAGGTTAAAGTTGCATCCACAGAAATAGCATTCGGAATAGCAAATATTCCTGCTTGGACAATTCCTGGTAAAATCTTTGGCAAAATGTTTTTGTGAATAATTCGGGTTGAACTTGAACCTAAAGTTAACGAGGCAACATTATAGTCAGTATTTTTTACCAACATAATTTGTACCCTGACAGTTGAAGCAATTGAAATTCAAGCTTGGAGAGAAACCCCTAAAACAATTGGTCAGAAGCCAACATTAAAGACGAAAATAATAAATAATAATAAAATTAGTTGTGGTACCAAAGTTAAGAAGTTAGTTAATTGGATGAAGAAGATATCTGTTTGACGGAAGTAACCCCAAATCGAACCTAATAGTACTCCAATCGCTAATTGAATGAATGCTAAAGTAAAAGCTAAGATTAGGGTTGTTCTAATTCCAAGCCACATTTCGATTCAAAAATCTTCACCGAACATCCCAAGACCAAAGATATGGCCTTTGCTTGGCGCCGCTGGTCCAACACCTGGGCGGTTGGTTGGAACTGCTTGTTTTCCTCAAGGGACAATGATTGATAAGGCAATAATGATAACTAATAAAGTGGCACAAATAATAAATGTCCAATTAGTGAATAATAGTTTAGCAACGGCCTTTCAATAACTATAAGGCTTGCTAGCTAATTGCTCTGATTCACTTTTTCTAATTCCAACAACTTCAAATAACGAACTATCGATTTCCGAAACTGCTAAATTATTTTTAGCCACAAGAGGGCTAGTATTTGTATTTTTATTTTGGTGGTTAGACATAACTTAACCCTCCCTTTCTATTTAGTTAATTTGACACGTGGATCTAGACCAACCATTAAAAGGTCTGAAATCAAAGAAGAGAACACGGTAACAAAGGCAGCAAATGAGACATACCCAAGGATAACAAAAGAATCTTTATCACCGGAAACAGCCGAGACAATATAGCGCCCCATTCCCGGAATGCCTCATTGTTGTTCGGTTAAAATCGAGGCCCCAAATAAGGTAACAGCCAAGTCTAATGGAAATTGTTTTAAAATGCGGATTCCAGCATTACGGAAGATGTGAACATAATAAACTTTATTATTTGTCATCCCCTTTGAAAGGGCAAAACGAGCATAATCAGAAGTCATTTCATCAACAACGTAACGGCGAGTTAACACAACCGTTGATGGCATCATCATTAACACCAGAACTACGATAGGTCAAAAACGTGTGGCAAAGGCACCGGAACTAAAGAGACCTGAATTATTAAATCCAGCAACCGATAATAGATAAATACCAATAACGATGACTACTGCTGGTACTGCAATCAAAGTGATTGAAGAAGCATTGATAATTGAATCTGATGGTTTACCTTTTTTCTTCGCTGCTTCAATTCCCAAAGGAATTCCAATTAAGTAAGAAATAACTACAGCAATTGACCCAAAGACAAATGAGTAAGGAATGGCTTTATTGAATAAAGTCATTACATCAGTACTTGAATCAGCAATTGATGGCGATGAAGT
This window encodes:
- the oppD gene encoding oligopeptide ABC transporter ATP-binding protein OppD, whose translation is MEQKKVILSIQNLVVKFRVRSRVLTSIRNVSFDIYDGETVAIVGESGSGKSVLTKTLTNMLESNGYIANGAIFYYPNEASQAEAYFKDNLDLVQLHKGAMEPESRKGIRKYNHLKIKNACSNIKSFENLNLEKLSQKAASLETKLASFETFEFSATNNRKLKQKDALQSDLNKVKQSIKLATQPSLLAQEIEKLEMEIAQAKQETANFNLVPVWKKLHYTLVMMAFNTLADEPNNTKVKALLNKAYDSLAKVTYKNDFEFSLWEILQKFHSGMAITSQELETVNETWKYFRKVGATIRAKARKNLKHLRGGTIATIFQDPMTSLNPLLTVGYQISEVLRAHQGLNHAEAKAEAIKLMQKVGIPKAEQRYHDLPSKYSGGMRQRIVIAVALAAKPKVLICDEPTTALDVTIQAQILELIRSLKKEYGFTVIFITHDLGVVANIADRVAVVYAGQIIEYGETEEVFFNAQHPYTWALLSSLPQLGEKGQELYSIPGSPPSLFNEIIGDAFAPRNQYALAVDYKFEPPFFEVSPTHSAKTWLLDPRAPKVKRPKELNSLSAAVEAAQVGGEV
- the oppC gene encoding oligopeptide ABC transporter permease OppC; translated protein: MSNHQNKNTNTSPLVAKNNLAVSEIDSSLFEVVGIRKSESEQLASKPYSYWKAVAKLLFTNWTFIICATLLVIIIALSIIVPWGKQAVPTNRPGVGPAAPSKGHIFGLGMFGEDFWIEMWLGIRTTLILAFTLAFIQLAIGVLLGSIWGYFRQTDIFFIQLTNFLTLVPQLILLLFIIFVFNVGFWPIVLGVSLQAWISIASTVRVQIMLVKNTDYNVASLTLGSSSTRIIHKNILPKILPGIVQAGIFAIPNAISVDATLTFLNFGFVDGVKKTSLGKILNNIMPDTDWQVFPHLLIIPIIFISMISIIFFLVAKVFADSLDPKNHR
- the oppB gene encoding oligopeptide ABC transporter permease OppB, whose translation is MSQNNSTISSSIEESSQLEQLQVIQTNLNLESEAFNLDFELARYKPSRIQEFRYRYSDFWSGTNKFFLQHPLIGYSFRRIIYGLITLLIAIILLFIIIRSVTNDIQYLPANYQSLKLSDKQLEELLVNRMKLFGVYGPMGQQLANYLRNLCPFIPKDILVFDYYEFSPDGSSIVYWEEIFERRWVYLGVTSSPSIADSSTDVMTLFNKAIPYSFVFGSIAVVISYLIGIPLGIEAAKKKGKPSDSIINASSITLIAVPAVVIVIGIYLLSVAGFNNSGLFSSGAFATRFWPIVVLVLMMMPSTVVLTRRYVVDEMTSDYARFALSKGMTNNKVYYVHIFRNAGIRILKQFPLDLAVTLFGASILTEQQWGIPGMGRYIVSAVSGDKDSFVILGYVSFAAFVTVFSSLISDLLMVGLDPRVKLTK